From Fibrobacter sp., one genomic window encodes:
- a CDS encoding rRNA pseudouridine synthase — MSTNHQNNRIKPHGVARVISKRGFCSRSQAENLVRGGRVSLRDKIVRDPETPAYENDEILVDGTPVTASEFVYFAMNKPRGIVTTASDEKGRKTVMDLFREEYAKMFPGRPVPHISPVGRLDAASEGLLLFTNDTQWADALLSGGSTMCHPERSETESKDPGPKQHLKIYHVQVKGHPTADDLAKMEAGFNVPPRIFGESEEFMHAERAAIASVGEKNCWLEITLSEGKNREIRRMLDHLGYEVMRLMRIQFDKYTLGDLKPGEIKKV, encoded by the coding sequence ATGAGCACGAACCATCAAAACAACAGGATTAAACCTCACGGAGTTGCCCGCGTGATTTCCAAGCGCGGTTTTTGCAGCAGAAGCCAAGCAGAAAACCTGGTCCGCGGGGGCCGGGTTTCTTTGCGTGATAAAATCGTGCGCGACCCCGAAACGCCCGCCTACGAGAACGACGAAATCCTTGTGGACGGCACGCCCGTCACCGCAAGCGAGTTCGTGTATTTCGCCATGAACAAGCCCCGCGGAATCGTCACTACTGCAAGCGACGAGAAGGGCCGAAAGACCGTGATGGACTTGTTCCGCGAAGAATACGCCAAGATGTTCCCCGGCAGGCCCGTACCGCACATATCGCCGGTAGGCCGCCTCGATGCCGCCAGCGAAGGCCTGCTGCTGTTTACGAATGATACGCAATGGGCCGACGCATTGCTAAGCGGAGGTTCAACAATGTGTCATCCTGAGCGGAGTGAAACGGAGTCGAAGGATCCAGGCCCGAAGCAACATCTCAAAATCTACCATGTGCAGGTCAAAGGCCACCCCACCGCTGACGACCTTGCGAAAATGGAAGCGGGCTTCAACGTCCCGCCCCGCATCTTCGGCGAAAGCGAAGAATTCATGCATGCCGAGCGCGCAGCCATCGCGAGCGTTGGCGAAAAGAACTGCTGGCTTGAAATCACCCTATCTGAAGGCAAAAACCGCGAAATCCGCCGCATGCTCGACCACTTGGGTTACGAAGTCATGCGCCTTATGCGCATCCAGTTCGACAAGTACACCCTGGGCGATTTAAAGCCCGGCGAAATAAAGAAGGTTTGA
- a CDS encoding histidinol-phosphate transaminase, with product MDINELAQQHILKQPVYVTGKPIAYTAREFGLDPKDVDKLASNENPVGPSPKGMEEARKALEEVNLYPDGGSYDLIGSIAEFRGVKREQIAVGNGSNELLDMIAQVFLGEGCEAVMGKHSFAVYKLATMAMNAKIVEVDMPAPAYNYDLNAMRAAVNEKTRIVFLANPNNPTGSDLTAKEILDFADSLPETCVLVMDEAYTEFIEDTPELVPDFKSRIDAGRNIICCRTFSKIYGLAGLRVGYCITRPEIVGLINRIREPFNVNSIAQAAAIGALDDQEFVNQVREMNKKGLDQLKAGFKELGLPYVDSHANFIAVGGFKDPMDAFKFLQAKGTIIRPQPAMGDVLRITVGTEAQNAKCLKNIKAYLGK from the coding sequence ATGGATATTAACGAACTCGCACAACAGCACATCTTGAAGCAGCCCGTCTATGTGACCGGCAAACCCATCGCCTACACCGCCCGCGAATTCGGCCTCGACCCGAAAGACGTGGACAAGCTCGCGAGTAATGAAAACCCCGTAGGCCCGAGCCCGAAGGGCATGGAAGAGGCCCGCAAGGCCCTGGAAGAAGTGAACCTCTACCCGGACGGTGGCAGCTACGACCTCATCGGGAGTATTGCAGAGTTCCGCGGCGTGAAGCGCGAACAGATTGCCGTGGGTAACGGCAGCAACGAACTTTTGGACATGATTGCCCAGGTGTTCCTCGGCGAAGGCTGCGAAGCCGTGATGGGCAAGCACAGCTTTGCCGTGTATAAGCTCGCCACCATGGCCATGAACGCGAAGATTGTGGAAGTCGACATGCCGGCCCCCGCCTACAACTACGACCTCAACGCCATGCGCGCCGCCGTGAACGAGAAGACCCGTATCGTGTTCCTCGCCAACCCGAACAACCCGACGGGCTCCGACCTCACCGCCAAGGAAATCCTCGACTTCGCCGACAGCCTGCCCGAAACCTGCGTGCTCGTGATGGACGAAGCCTACACCGAATTCATCGAAGACACGCCGGAGCTCGTCCCGGATTTCAAGAGCCGCATCGATGCCGGCAGGAACATCATCTGCTGCCGCACCTTCAGCAAGATTTACGGACTCGCGGGGCTGCGCGTGGGCTACTGCATCACCCGCCCCGAAATCGTCGGCCTCATCAACCGCATCCGCGAACCATTCAACGTGAACAGCATCGCCCAGGCGGCCGCCATCGGCGCCCTCGACGACCAGGAATTCGTGAACCAGGTTCGTGAAATGAACAAGAAGGGCCTCGACCAGCTCAAGGCCGGTTTCAAGGAATTGGGCCTTCCCTATGTGGATAGCCATGCGAACTTCATCGCCGTCGGCGGTTTCAAGGACCCCATGGACGCATTCAAGTTCCTGCAGGCGAAGGGCACCATCATCCGCCCGCAGCCTGCCATGGGCGACGTGCTCCGCATTACCGTCGGAACCGAAGCGCAAAACGCAAAATGCCTCAAAAACATCAAGGCATATCTCGGGAAGTAA